A window of the Phalacrocorax carbo chromosome 26, bPhaCar2.1, whole genome shotgun sequence genome harbors these coding sequences:
- the LOC135317619 gene encoding butyrophilin subfamily 1 member A1-like, translating into MAACTPAGRAVKADGKVLVSSRPCLPRVTSALARAVIFSCAFLVPELEGAQFRVLGPDQPVTAVVGEDVVLPCRLSPRLNAENMDVLWFRSTSSMYIHYHRNGQDDYSSQMPQYRGRTELSKEGLSVGNVSLRILSTRLSDEGQYRCRVQDWDFGEEVSVELQVADSIFPKEYPWKVAFFVTLAACFASLVAFPLFISRLRAQSRELGKRDAEIRWRNTIFSVEEVHVTLDADTAHPQLILSDGGKSVRWGVTRQEVPDNPERYDTDPCVLGQEGFTSGRYFWDVDVGVEEGGLWALGVAKESTERKGEIDRDPRNGIWAIGHWWGEYWAVTSPERTVLSLTKRPRTIRVYLDTEAQKVAFFNADNQDLLHTFPLDPLSGERIRPWFWVLLSAQLTLKSPPSPPRVPSEEEPLLPSCIPLPTLPTGRRAPRTPTAGHDQDGEIHAAVHEQP; encoded by the exons atggctgcctgcaccccagcaggcagggctg TGAAAGCGGATGGGAAGGTGCTGGTTTCCTCACGCCCCTGCCTCCCTCGCGTCACCTCTGCCCTGGCTCGTGCTGTGATTTTCTCCTGTGCCTTTCTCGTCCCTGAGCTGGAGGGCG CCCAGTTCAGGGTCTTGGGACCCGACCAGCCGGTCACTGCCGTCGTGGGAGAAGACGTCGTGCTGCCTTGCCGCCTCTCCCCGAGGCTGAACGCCGAGAACATGGACGTCCTGTGGTTTCGGTCCACATCCTCCATGTACATCCACTATCACCGCAATGGGCAGGACGACTACTCCTCCCAGATGCCCCAATACCGGGGGAGGACAGAGCTGTCAAAGGAGGGCCTCTCTGTTGGGAACGTTTCCTTGAGGATCCTCAGCACCCGGCTGAGCGATGAGGGACAGTACCGGTGTCGCGTCCAAGATTGGGATTTTGGTGAAGAAGTCTCTGTGGAGCTGCAGGTAGCAG ACTCCATTTTCCCAAAGGAATATCCCTGGAAGGTGGCTTTCTTCGTGACCCTGGCTGCCTGCTTCGCTTCCCTGGTTGCCTTCCCTCTTTTCATCTCACGGCTACGAG CCCAAAGCAGAGAACTAG ggAAACGCGATGCCGAAATCC GGTGGAGAAACACCATCTTCTCGGTGGAAGAAG TGCACGTCACGCTGGACGCGGACACGGCGCACCCACAGCTCATCCTCTCGGATGGTGGGAAGAGCGTACGGTGGGGAGTCACGCGGCAAGAGGTGCCAGATAACCCCGAGAGATACGACACCGACCCCTGCGTCCTAGGCCAGGAGGGATTCACCTCCGGGAGATACTTCTGGGATGTGGATGTGGGGGTGGAGGAAGGAGGGCTCTGGGCATTGGGGGTGGCCAAGGAGTCAACggagaggaagggggagatCGACCGGGATCCTCGAAACGGGATCTGGGCTATTGGTCACTGGTGGGGAGAGTATTGGGCTGTGACCTCCCCTGAGCGCACAGTTCTCAGCCTCACAAAGAGACCCCGGACAATTCGGGTTTACCTGGACACTGAGGCACAGAAGGTAGCCTTCTTCAACGCTGACAACCAAGACCTGCTCCACACTTTCCCACTGGACCCCTTGAGTGGGGAGAGGATCCGTCCCTGGTTCTGGGTTCTCCTGTCCGCCCAGCTCACCCTGAAGTCACCTCCTTCGCCCCCACGCGTCCCCAGCGAGGAGGAGCCTCTGCTCCCTTCCTGCATCCCCCTGCCGACCCTCCCCACGGGACGACGGGCCCCGCGCACGCCGACAGCAGGACATGACCAAGACGGGGAAATCCATGCTGCTGTCCACGAGCAGCCATGA